Proteins encoded in a region of the Kwoniella botswanensis chromosome 2, complete sequence genome:
- a CDS encoding 3-demethylubiquinone-9 3-O-methyltransferase, with protein MPRPSLPRHILLRRSARSLPLQPPRTIPFRSITTTTSSSSPSPSYPRQNTPSTSTSSFSTINASEISHFSSLSSQWWDETGEFKLLHRMNPTRIEYIRQKVALSSPEGEEWTFENRHSDFERESKRGTGLWLNGKRCLDVGCGGGLLSESLARLGGQVVGVDASESNIGIATTHAQQDPSLSTKMQNGELRFVHSSAEVLRDAGEKFDVVCAMEVLEHVDQPGEFMKSLGEMVKPGGHLILSTISRTPLSQLLTLTLAEDVLRLVTPGTHTYRKFVKPHELRKFVYSDMGGYGTWHRNEDASDIRTEEVGETRGIVYDPLAGKWKLWGGVEGSAWKEVGEGCNYMYHARKRM; from the exons ATGCCTAGACCATCGTTACCTCGTCACATACTTCTTCGTCGCTCGGCGAGATCTttacctcttcaacctcctcgAACCATCCCATTTCGATCGataaccaccaccacctcttcatcatctccttctccatcttaTCCTCGTCAAAACACTCCctctacctcaacctcatcattcAGCACCATCAACGCCTCAGAAATCTCGCACTTctcctccctttcttcgCAATGGTGGGACGAAACCGGCGAATTCAAATTACTACATCGTATGAACCCTACGCGTATAGAATACATAAGACAGAAAGTCGCTCTCAGCTCCCCGGAAGGGGAAGAATGGACATTCGAAAACAGGCATTCTGATTTCGAGCGAGAATCAAAGAGGGGGACGGGATTATGGCTAAATGGGAAAAGATGTTTGGATGTAGgatgtggtggtggattaTTATCTGAATCGTTAGCTAGATTAGGTGGTCAGGTCGTTGGTGTAGATGCGAGCGAATCGAATATCGGGATAGCAACTACCCACGCTCAACAGGATCCATCTCTATCGACCAAAATGCAAAATGGAGAATTGAGATTCGTTCATTCCTCTGCGGAAGTCTTGAGAGATGCAGGTGAAAAATTCGATGTGGTCTGCGCGATGGAGGTGTTGGAACATGTTGATCAGCCTGGAGAATTCATGAAGAGTTTAGGGGagatggtaaag CCCGGAGGTCATCTCATACTCTCAACGATATCTCGAACACCCTTATCTCAACTCTTAACTCTCACATTGGCAGAAGATGTCTTGCGACTAGTCACGCCTGGGACACACACTTATAGGAAATTCGTCAAACCACATGAACTGCGTAAGTTCGTGTATTCAGATATGGGTGGATACGGTACGTGGCATAGGAATGAAGATGCCAGTGATATCAGGACGGAAGAAGTAGGCGAGACTAGAGGAATAGTGTATGACCCCCTGGCGGGTAAGTGGAAATTATGGGGTGGGGTGGAAGGAAGTGCGTGGAAAGAAGTTGGGGAAGGGTGTAATTATATGTATCATGCTAGAAAGAGGATGTAG
- a CDS encoding ribosome biogenesis protein YTM1 produces MSDIPMDSTSNPTGAATGGVSQLPINLFTRSSSDAIPQSTYFIPSSWRRYQLSELINKVLQNNAEQGKKPVPFEFLINGEVLRGSLENWVKRNRGNDEETTIDVEYVRSTLPPQEVGRVEVEDWVSGLSLSRNGYILLSSYLSHLQILPLSSASTSSALYTLPLPTSLGATCCTWISPSSQDKDILLAAGGVDRLTHVYTIPSLSPDNTTAPRELYTLHGHTGPVSSIVASSSGQELISGSWDGDINFYVLPSTEPEDHQIPSEPLSYLPGQNNKKRRKLEKENPREPIEGLLDNDSTGVGGWRRIPDNVFSAHKDKVGGLVWDKFDNNKFWSASWDGSVRGWDLTMGVNDVTRQGPFDKSALCIDQFAANGTLATGNMDRTICLWDTRQSSSLISLTLPTTSPVPSLKTHPTSSFTLASATYSGIIQIWDIRSPKHSLFSVSNANRKKEDARKVTKNGKVLGERLLAVDWNGEVLVAGGEDGEVGIWNATGA; encoded by the exons ATGTCTGACATACCCATGGACAGCACCTCCAATCCTACCGGTGCTGCCACCGGTGGTGTATCTCAACTACCTATCAACCTCTTTACCCGTTCTTCATCAGATGCTATCCCGCAATCAACCTatttcatcccttcttcatgGCGTCGATACCAACTTTCCGAACTTATCAACAAAGTGCTTCAAAACAACGCCGAACAGGGTAAAAAACCTGTTCCATTTGAATTTCTGATCAATGGGGAAGTGTTGAGGGGGAGTTTGGAAAATTGGGTAAAGAGAAATAGAgggaatgatgaggagactACGATAGATGTAGAGTATGTAAGGTCGACTTTACCTCCTCAGGAGGTTGGGAGagtagaggtggaagattgGGTCAGTGGGTTGAGTCTGAGTAGGAATGG ATACATCCTCCtttcatcttatctatctcatctacaaatcctccctctctcatccGCTTCTACTTCCTCTGCACTGTACACACTCCCTCTACCAACGTCACTGGGAGCCACCTGCTGTACATGGATATCGCCCTCATCTCAGGATAAAGATATACTCCTAGCTGCAGGAGGTGTCGATCGATTGACGCACGTATATACCATTCCATCCTTATCACCCGACAACACCACCGCTCCAAGGGAGCTATATACCTTGCATGGACATACCGGTCCGGTATCAAGTATAGtcgcatcttcatcaggtcAAGAACTAATCAGTGGATCATGGGATGGTGATATCAATTTCTACGTTTTACCTTCCACAGAACCGGAAGACCATCAAATCCCTTCTGAACCATTATCCTACTTGCCCGGACAAAATAACAAGAAACGTAGAAAGTTGGAAAAAGAAAATCCCAGAGAACCTATAGAGGGCCTGTTGGATAATGATTCGACTGGTGTTGgggggtggaggaggatacCTGATAATGTGTTTAGTGCGCATAAGGATAAGGTTGGTGGATTGGTATGGGATAAATTTGATAATAACAAGTTCTGGTCGGCGAGTTGGGATGGGTCTGTGAGAGGGTGGGATTTGACTATGGGCGTTAATGATGTGACGAGG CAAGGACCATTTGATAAATCGGCATTATGTATTGATCAATTCGCTGCGAATGGTACTTTGGCAACTGGTAATATGGACAGGACAATTTGCTTATGGGACACAAGGCAGT CCTCTTCTCTAATCTCCCTAACACTCCCAACCACCTCTCCCGTCCCATCACTCAAAACCCACCCCACATCGTCGTTCACTCTCGCCTCAGCCACCTATTCAGGTATCATCCAAATATGGGATATCCGATCACCCAAACATTCCTTGTTCTCTGTATCCAACGCCAacaggaagaaagaagatgccAGGAAAGTGACCAAGAACGGGAAAGTCCTAGGAGAGAGGTTGTTGGCTGTCGATTGGAATGGCGAGGTTCTGGTAGCGGggggtgaagatggagaagttgGTATCTGGAATGCTACGGGGGCTTAG